In Sulfurirhabdus autotrophica, one DNA window encodes the following:
- a CDS encoding MalY/PatB family protein yields MSFDFDKVIPREGTASVKHDGRKGYFGTQDVLPLWVADMDFAAPEAITRALEVRAAHPVYGYTFYPDSLYDALINWMKKRHGWDIQREWIIMSPGVVPSLHAAVLAFTQPNEKVIVQPPVYFPFFSAVTTTGRQLVQNPLLLNNGRYSIDFSHLEQCAADGARLLLLCSPHNPVGRVWNKEDLKEILRIARQYNMMVLSDEIHADLVYPDQRHTVLATLAEEADNLISAVAPSKTFNIPGLGLSSLIVPNPEHRSAIRTVFDTLHLGHSNPFSITAFEAAYREGEAWLDSLLDYLNDTKNFVSDYLAKKLPEIKLIQPEGTYLLWLDCRAMGLNDQALKDFFVHGAKVGMNPGTVFGEGGSGFMRLNIGAPRHIVIDALERITQAMKNK; encoded by the coding sequence GTGAGCTTCGATTTTGACAAAGTCATCCCGCGCGAAGGCACCGCTTCCGTCAAACATGATGGGCGCAAAGGCTATTTTGGCACACAGGACGTCCTACCCCTTTGGGTGGCAGACATGGACTTTGCTGCACCAGAAGCCATCACCCGCGCCCTGGAAGTACGCGCCGCTCACCCAGTTTATGGCTACACCTTCTATCCAGACAGCCTTTACGATGCGCTGATCAACTGGATGAAAAAACGCCATGGATGGGATATCCAGCGGGAATGGATCATCATGTCACCCGGTGTAGTACCTTCGTTGCATGCTGCAGTATTGGCATTTACCCAGCCAAACGAAAAAGTAATCGTACAGCCCCCGGTCTATTTCCCCTTTTTCTCTGCCGTCACTACAACTGGGCGACAATTAGTCCAGAACCCTCTGCTATTAAACAATGGGCGTTATTCCATTGATTTCTCTCATCTCGAACAGTGCGCCGCAGATGGAGCACGCCTCTTGCTGCTGTGCTCACCACACAATCCAGTAGGTCGCGTCTGGAACAAAGAAGATCTTAAAGAAATTTTACGCATTGCGCGGCAATACAATATGATGGTTTTGTCTGACGAAATTCATGCTGATCTGGTATACCCCGATCAGCGTCACACTGTTCTGGCAACATTGGCAGAAGAAGCCGATAACCTGATTAGCGCCGTCGCACCTAGTAAAACCTTCAACATCCCCGGCCTTGGGCTATCCAGTCTGATCGTGCCAAACCCGGAACACCGCTCTGCCATCAGAACCGTATTCGACACCCTGCATCTGGGCCATTCCAACCCCTTCAGCATTACGGCATTTGAAGCAGCCTACCGCGAAGGCGAGGCTTGGCTGGATAGTCTGCTGGACTATCTCAACGACACCAAAAACTTCGTCAGCGATTATCTAGCTAAAAAACTCCCAGAGATAAAGCTCATTCAGCCTGAAGGTACCTATCTGTTATGGCTGGATTGCCGGGCAATGGGGTTGAATGATCAAGCGTTAAAGGATTTCTTCGTCCATGGGGCCAAGGTGGGTATGAACCCTGGAACGGTCTTTGGTGAAGGGGGGAGCGGATTTATGCGGTTAAATATTGGG